Below is a genomic region from Ammonifex degensii KC4.
CCAGGAAGGGCATGTCCTCCTCTGGCAGGATGCGGGCTACCACTCCCTTGTTCCCATGCCTCCCCGCCATCTTGTCTCCCACCGAGATTTTGCGCTTCTGGGCCACATAGACCCGCACCAGCTTGATGACTCCCGGTGGGAGCTCATCTCCTTTGTCCCGGCTGAAGATCTTGACATCCACCACCGTACCCGACTCGCCGTGGGGAACCCGCAAGGAGGTGTCCCGTACCTCGCGGGCCTTCTCGCCGAAAATGGCCCGTAAAAGCCTCTCTTCTGCCGTAAGTTCGGTCTCCCCCTTGGGAGTCACCTTGCCCACCAGGATGTCGCCTGGCCTCACCTCCGCCCCTATGCGGATGATGCCCCGCTCGTCGAGATCTTTCAGGGCATCCTCACCCACATTGGGGATGTCCCGGGTGATTTCTTCCGGCCCGAGCTTGGTGTCCCGGGCCTCGCACTCGTACTCCTCTATGTGAATGGAGGTGAAGAAGTCCTCCTTCACCAGCTTCTCGCTTATGAGGATGGCGTCCTCGTAGTTGTAGCCCTCCCAGGGCATGAAGGCCACCAGCACGTTCCTTCCCAGGCTCAACTCCCCGTGATCGGTGCAGGGACCGTCGGCTATGACTTGCCCGGCCTCCACTCGGTCGCCGCGCTTGACAATGGGGCGCTGGTTGATGCAGGTGCCCTGGTTGGAGCGCTGGAACTTCCGCAGCGAGTAGCGGTCGGTCTCTCCGTCATCGGTGGTGATGACGATCTCGTTGGCCGTAACCTTGGTAACCGTACCGGAGCGCCGGGCCACCACTACCGCTCCTGCATCGCGGGCCACCTTTTCCTCAATGCCCGTACCTACCAGCGGCGCCTCCGTCCGGATGAGGGGAACCGCCTGGCGCTGCATGTTGGCTCCCATCAAAGCCCGGTTGGCGTCGTCGTTTTCCAAGAAGGGAATGAGTGAGGCTCCCACGCTGAAGACCTGCTTGGGCGAGACGTCCACCAGGTCCACTTCTTCTACTGGAACTACCAAGATCTCGCCCTTGTACCGAGCACTCACCCGGTCCTCCAGGAAGCGCCCTTCTTCGTCCAGGGCCACGTTGGCCTGCGCGATCACGTACTGCTCCTCTTCGTCCGCCGTGAGGTAAACAATCTCATCGGTTACCCGGCGGTTCTCCTTATCCACCCGCCGGTAGGGAGTTTCAATGAAGCCAAATTCATTCACCCGGGCGTAGGTAGTGAGGCTGCCAATAAGGCCGATGTTAGGTCCTTCCGGTGTTTCTATGGGACAAATACGCCCGTAGTGGGAGTGGTGCACGTCCCGCACCTCGAAGCCCGCCCGCTCCCGGCTCAATCCTCCCGGCCCGAGGGCTGAGATACGCCGCTTGTGCGTGAGCTCGGAGAGAGGATTGGTCTGGTCCATGAACTGGGAGAGCTGGCTCGACCCGAGGAATTCCTTTATGGCCGCTACTACCGGGCGGATGTTGATGAGGACCTGCGGGGTCACTACTTCCACGTCCTGGATGGTCATGCGTTCCCTGACCACCCGCTCCATGCGCGCTAGCCCGATCCGGAACTGGTTCTGTAAAAGCTCGCCTACCGAGCGCACCCGTCGGTTGCCCAGGTGGTCGATGTCATCCACCTGGCCCTCGCCTCGCATGACCTTGAGCAGGTAGCGGATGGTGGCCACGATGTCCTCTGGCAAGAGCTCCCGGATAAACTCCCGGTCCTTGGGGACCATTTTCTTGAGGTAAGGATCCCATTCCTGCGGACCGTTTTCTTGCTTGAAGCGGTAAAGTATACCGTGTCCCAGCTTCTTGAAGAGCTTGTAGCGCCCCACATTCCCCAGGTCGTAGCGCTTGGGGTCGAAAAAGAGGCTCTCCAGAAGCGCCCGCGCGTTGTCCACCGCCGGCGGCTCACCCGGACGCAGGCGCTTGTAGATTTCCAAAAGGGCCTCTTCCTGGTTAGTGGAAGGATCGCGGCTCAAAGTCTCCTGGATGAACTTGTCATGATCGAAAAGCTCCAGGATATGAGCGTTGGTAGGATAGCCCAGAGCCCGCACCAGCGTGGTGGCCGGGATCTTGCGGGTGCGGTCCACCCGTACCCAGATGACGTCAGAGGCATCAGTCTCAAACTCCAGCCAGGCTCCGCGGTTTGGGATGATGGTAGCGGTGTAAAGCTTCTTTCCCGTAGGATCTATCTGCTCCCCGTAGTAAACACCGGGGGAACGGACCAGCTGACTCACTACCACCCGCTCGGCCCCGTTAATGATGAAAGTACCCCGCTCAGTCATCAAGGGGAGATCCCCCATGAAGACCTCTTGCTCTTTGATCTCCCCCGTTTCCTTGTTGATAAGGCGTACTTTGACCCGGAGGGGAGCCGCGTAGGTCATGTCCCGGTCCTTGCACTCCTGCTCGGAGTACTTCGGCGGCCCCAAGGTGTAGTCAAGAAATTCCAGAATCAGGTTACCGGTGAAGTCCCGGATGGGGGAGATATCGGCTAGGGCTTCCCGCAAGCCCTTTTCCAGAAACCACCTGTAAGACTTACGCTGGATCTCTAGGAGGTCAGGTAGAGGAAGGATTTCCTGCAACTTGCCGTAGCTTACCCGTTCGCCCGAACCTTCTTTGAACGAAGGAATTGCCATAAAGTCTTTAGCCCCTCCCAGAAGAGCGTCTTAAGAAAGTCTTGAGAAAAACAATAAAAACCCACTGCTTCCATTCCTGCCGAATGGCCGCGCGGTTCCGCTACGAAAAATATGATTACCAACAGCGCTTCCCTATATTAGCACAGCCCCTCTACCCCCGTCAAGCAACCCCCTGCCGCACGACCTGTGCCTACACCGGAGCTACTTTCACCGCCCGCCTTACCCGCCTGATGGGAATGCTCGCCACCAGGGCCACCATTTCCTCTTGGCTCGCAAGCGCTATCTCCAGCCCTTTCTCCTCAACCTCCATATACCGGGAAATTACCTGGAGGAGATCCCGCTTTAAATGCTCCAGGAGCTCGGGGGAGACGCTGGCCCGGTCGTGCACCAGGATGAGGCGCAGGCGCTCCCGCGCTATCTCTTTGCTGCGCGCGCCGGAGCGGGAAAACAGGCGGTTTACCATCTGCCACAAATCCATCCCTCTAAACCCCCGTTCCTTTTAACCTAAGCCCAGTATCTTGCGCAGACGGACCAAAAAGTTGCCATTGCTTTCTAGGTCGAGAAGGGGCACCGGCTCGCCCAGGATGCGTCTGCTGATGTTGCGGAAGGCCTCGGCCGCCAGAGAGTTTCTTTCCTGCACTATCGGCTCTCCTCGGTTGGTGGAGACGATGATGCGCTCGTCCTCCGGCACTACCCCCAGCAGGTCTACGGCCAGAATGTCCAGGATATCTTCGATGTCCATCATGTCTCCCTGCCGCACCATCTTGGGGCGCAACCGGTTTATCACTAGCTTTGGCTCGTTGAGCCCCGCCGCCTCCAGTAGACCAATCACCCGGTCCGCATCCCTTACTGCCGCCACTTCCGGCGTAGTCACCACTATGGCCTTATCCGCTCCGGCAATGGCGTTTTTAAAGCCCTGCTCTATACCGGCAGGACAATCCACGATTACGTAGTCGAACTCCTCTTTGAGTTGCTGGCAGATCTCTCGCATCTGCTCGGGCTTCACCGCCGTCTTGTCCTTAGTTTGAGCGGCGGGCAAAAGATAAAGCCCCTCGAAGCGCTTGTCGCGAATGAGCGCCTGCTTCAGCCGGCAGTGACCGTGAGCTACGTCTACCAGGTCGTAGACTATACGATTTTCCAGCCCCAGCACCACATCGAGGTTCCTAAGCCCTATGTCGGCATCTACCAGGGCCACCTTATGGCCCAGCAGGACCAAGCCCGCCCCTATGTTAGCCGTGGCTGTAGTCTTACCTACGCCCCCCTTGCCCGAGGTGATTACGATTGCCTCACCCATTCCTTTCCCCCCACCTATGAATTTAGAGCTTGAACCCCAGCGCCTCGATGACTACCATTCCGTCCCTTATCCGCGCCACCTCCGGCTGCCCCGAAGGAATCATGCCCTCCGGCGGCCTGGAAACGTGGTTGGCAATGCGTAGTTGTACGGGCTCCAGCCGAAA
It encodes:
- the rpoB gene encoding DNA-directed RNA polymerase subunit beta — its product is MAIPSFKEGSGERVSYGKLQEILPLPDLLEIQRKSYRWFLEKGLREALADISPIRDFTGNLILEFLDYTLGPPKYSEQECKDRDMTYAAPLRVKVRLINKETGEIKEQEVFMGDLPLMTERGTFIINGAERVVVSQLVRSPGVYYGEQIDPTGKKLYTATIIPNRGAWLEFETDASDVIWVRVDRTRKIPATTLVRALGYPTNAHILELFDHDKFIQETLSRDPSTNQEEALLEIYKRLRPGEPPAVDNARALLESLFFDPKRYDLGNVGRYKLFKKLGHGILYRFKQENGPQEWDPYLKKMVPKDREFIRELLPEDIVATIRYLLKVMRGEGQVDDIDHLGNRRVRSVGELLQNQFRIGLARMERVVRERMTIQDVEVVTPQVLINIRPVVAAIKEFLGSSQLSQFMDQTNPLSELTHKRRISALGPGGLSRERAGFEVRDVHHSHYGRICPIETPEGPNIGLIGSLTTYARVNEFGFIETPYRRVDKENRRVTDEIVYLTADEEEQYVIAQANVALDEEGRFLEDRVSARYKGEILVVPVEEVDLVDVSPKQVFSVGASLIPFLENDDANRALMGANMQRQAVPLIRTEAPLVGTGIEEKVARDAGAVVVARRSGTVTKVTANEIVITTDDGETDRYSLRKFQRSNQGTCINQRPIVKRGDRVEAGQVIADGPCTDHGELSLGRNVLVAFMPWEGYNYEDAILISEKLVKEDFFTSIHIEEYECEARDTKLGPEEITRDIPNVGEDALKDLDERGIIRIGAEVRPGDILVGKVTPKGETELTAEERLLRAIFGEKAREVRDTSLRVPHGESGTVVDVKIFSRDKGDELPPGVIKLVRVYVAQKRKISVGDKMAGRHGNKGVVARILPEEDMPFLEDGTPVEIVLNPLGVPSRMNLGQVLETHLGWAAKKLGIKISSPIFHGAKEEDIFETLERAGLPRNGKVTLYDGRTGEPFDNPVTVGYIYMMKLAHLVDDKIHARSTGPYSLVTQQPLGGKAQFGGQRFGEMEVWALEAYGAAYTLQEMLTVKSDDVVGRVKTYEAIVKGENVPEPGVPESFKVLIKELQSLGLDVRVLSSRGEEVELKDTDSEGEPAEKTEWDFHKLYEPTEEESTEEKEEKGKAKRKTR
- the minD gene encoding septum site-determining protein MinD, giving the protein MGEAIVITSGKGGVGKTTATANIGAGLVLLGHKVALVDADIGLRNLDVVLGLENRIVYDLVDVAHGHCRLKQALIRDKRFEGLYLLPAAQTKDKTAVKPEQMREICQQLKEEFDYVIVDCPAGIEQGFKNAIAGADKAIVVTTPEVAAVRDADRVIGLLEAAGLNEPKLVINRLRPKMVRQGDMMDIEDILDILAVDLLGVVPEDERIIVSTNRGEPIVQERNSLAAEAFRNISRRILGEPVPLLDLESNGNFLVRLRKILGLG
- the minE gene encoding cell division topological specificity factor MinE, with translation MWQMVNRLFSRSGARSKEIARERLRLILVHDRASVSPELLEHLKRDLLQVISRYMEVEEKGLEIALASQEEMVALVASIPIRRVRRAVKVAPV